In Zingiber officinale cultivar Zhangliang chromosome 1A, Zo_v1.1, whole genome shotgun sequence, a genomic segment contains:
- the LOC122023513 gene encoding linoleate 13S-lipoxygenase 2-1, chloroplastic-like, whose amino-acid sequence MLKQSVLQPSLLFFPRHPSLPGAGASGVVAFSQQRQWRRQRRQNNGNKVRCAAGANESASSLSGQPTFVVESRRPATVKAAITVLLTVGGEFAHIDPTRGLDDINDLLGRTLHLELVSSDLDSETGLEKKTVAAFAHKAKKGIGRITYEATFSVPENFGEIGAVVVRNEHHKELFLKDIVLTIDGDDSAPLLFDCKSWSHSKFDDSQDRVFFTSNKSYLPSETPAGLVRLRQRELEILRGDGTGERKKFERIYDYDVYNDLGNPDSKPGLARPVLGGSDEFPYPRRCRTGRPRARSDRKSEQRSATVYVPRDENFSEVKQVTFGAKTVRSVIHGLLPSVSTALVDSRMGFPYFTAIDALFNEGLPLPPKDSTHPFRTIVPRLVKAIVGGAQNILQFELPEMIDRDKFSWFRDEEFSRQTLAGLNPLSIQLVTEFPLVSKLDPSIYGPPESLITAELIEKEIKGIMTVDEALEQKKLFILDYHDLLLPFVHKVRELEDSTLYASRTLFFLTPESTLRPIAIELTRPASPKQPQWRQVFEPSWNATDAWLWRLAKAHVAAHDSGYHQLVSHWLRTHCCVEPYIIAANRQLSQMHPIYRLMHPYFRYTMEINALARLSLINCDGIIEKTFSPGKYSLALSSAAYDKLWRFDMEALPADLIRRGMAVEDPEAEHGLRLTIDDYPYAQDGLLIWSAIEQWVADYVDHYYPSPADVGADSELQSWWTEVRTKGHGDKQHEPWWPSLKTPADLVRILTTIIWVASGHHAAVNFGQYHFAGYFPNRPSVTRANMPVEDATEDDLAAFRAKPEAALLRCFPSKIQAAQVMAILDVLSAHAPDEEYLGKDAEASWTKNPVVYAAFERFNGRLREIEGIIDARNVDPSLKNRCGAGIVPYQLLKPYSGPGVTGMGVPNSISI is encoded by the exons ATGTTGAAGCAATCAGTTCTTCAACCGTCCCTCCTCTTCTTCCCGCGCCACCCCTCCCTCCCCGGCGCCGGAGCCTCCGGCGTCGTAGCCTTCAGCCAACAACGACAGTGGCGGCGGCAACGCCGCCAGAATAACGGAAACAAGGTACGCTGCGCCGCCGGGGCCAACGAGTCCGCTTCATCGTTGTCGGGGCAGCCAACCTTCGTGGTCGAGTCGAGGCGGCCGGCGACGGTGAAGGCCGCGATCACCGTCCTACTGACGGTCGGGGGAGAGTTTGCGCATATTGACCCCACGCGGGGTCTCGATGATATTAACGATTTGCTCGGGCGGACTCTGCATCTCGAGCTCGTCAGCTCTGACCTTGACAGTG AAACAGGATTGGAGAAGAAGACTGTGGCGGCGTTCGCCCACAAGGCCAAGAAAGGAATCGGTAGAATCACATACGAAGCAACTTTTAGCGTTCCAGAAAATTTTGGAGAGATCGGAGCGGTCGTCGTCCGGAATGAGCACCACAAGGAGCTGTTTCTCAAAGACATCGTTCTCACGATCGACGGCGATGATTCCGCTCCTCTTCTGTTCGATTGCAAGTCGTGGTCGCACTCCAAGTTCGACGACAGCCAAGACAGAGTCTTCTTCACCAGCAACAAG TCTTACTTGCCGTCGGAGACGCCGGCGGGGCTGGTGCGCCTGCGGCAACGAGAGCTGGAGATTCTGCGCGGAGACGGCACCGGCGAGCGGAAGAAGTTCGAGAGAATCTACGACTACGACGTCTACAATGACCTGGGAAACCCGGACAGCAAACCTGGGCTGGCTCGGCCCGTCCTCGGTGGCTCCGACGAGTTCCCCTACCCGCGCCGGTGCCGCACCGGCCGGCCGCGAGCTCGCTCAG ATCGTAAATCGGAGCAGAGGAGCGCGACCGTGTACGTGCCGAGGGACGAGAACTTCTCCGAGGTGAAGCAGGTGACGTTCGGGGCGAAGACGGTGCGGTCGGTGATACACGGCCTGCTGCCGTCGGTTTCGACGGCGCTGGTGGACTCGCGGATGGGCTTCCCTTACTTCACCGCCATCGACGCGCTCTTCAACGAGGGCTTGCCACTGCCACCCAAAGATTCCACGCACCCCTTCCGCACCATCGTTCCCCGGCTCGTGAAGGCGATCGTCGGCGGCGCGCAGAATATCCTCCAGTTCGAACTGCCTGAAATGATCGACA GGGATAAGTTTTCCTGGTTCAGAgatgaagaattttcccggcAGACGTTGGCAGGCCTCAATCCTCTCAGCATTCAACTAGTGACa GAATTTCCATTGGTAAGCAAGCTCGATCCAAGCATTTACGGTCCGCCGGAGTCGCTGATCACGGCGGAGCTCATTGAGAAAGAAATTAAAGGAATCATGACCGTCGACGAG GCGTTGGAGCAGAAGAAGCTCTTCATTTTGGACTACCATGATCTGCTGCTTCCGTTCGTGCACAAGGTCCGAGAGCTGGAGGACTCGACGCTCTATGCCTCCCGGACTCTGTTCTTCCTCACGCCGGAGAGCACCCTGCGTCCGATCGCCATCGAGCTCACGCGGCCGGCTTCTCCGAAGCAGCCGCAGTGGAGGCAAGTGTTCGAGCCCAGCTGGAACGCCACCGACGCCTGGCTCTGGCGTCTCGCCAAGGCGCACGTCGCGGCCCACGACTCCGGCTACCACCAGCTCGTCTCCCACTG GCTTCGGACTCACTGCTGCGTGGAGCCGTACATCATCGCCGCCAACCGGCAGCTGAGCCAGATGCATCCGATCTACCGCCTGATGCACCCCTACTTCCGCTACACCATGGAGATCAACGCCCTCGCCCGCTTGTCCCTCATCAACTGCGACGGCATTATCGAGAAGACCTTCTCGCCAGGGAAGTACTCCCTCGCACTCTCCTCCGCCGCCTACGACAAGCTGTGGCGCTTCGACATGGAAGCTTTGCCCGCCGACCTCATCAGAAG GGGGATGGCGGTGGAAGATCCAGAGGCAGAGCACGGCCTCCGGCTCACCATCGATGACTACCCCTACGCCCAGGACGGCCTCCTGATCTGGTCCGCCATCGAGCAGTGGGTGGCCGATTATGTTGACCACTACTACCCCTCGCCGGCCGATGTCGGCGCGGACTCAGAGCTCCAATCATGGTGGACGGAGGTGCGCACCAAGGGCCACGGCGATAAGCAGCACGAGCCGTGGTGGCCGTCGCTGAAGACGCCGGCGGACCTCGTCCGTATACTCACCACCATCATCTGGGTGGCCTCCGGCCATCACGCCGCCGTCAACTTCGGGCAGTACCATTTCGCCGGGTACTTCCCCAACCGCCCCTCCGTCACGCGCGCCAACATGCCGGTGGAGGACGCCACGGAGGACGACCTGGCGGCGTTCCGGGCGAAGCCGGAGGCGGCTTTGCTGCGATGCTTCCCGTCAAAGATCCAAGCGGCGCAGGTGATGGCGATCCTGGACGTGCTGTCGGCGCACGCGCCGGACGAGGAGTACTTGGGAAAGGATGCGGAGGCTTCGTGGACGAAGAACCCGGTGGTGTATGCGGCCTTCGAGCGCTTCAACGGCAGGCTGAGGGAGATCGAGGGTATCATCGACGCAAGGAACGTCGACCCCAGTCTAAAGAATCGGTGTGGTGCCGGAATCGTGCCATACCAGCTCCTGAAGCCGTACTCTGGGCCGGGAGTCACCGGAATGGGCGTGCCCAATAGCATCTCCATTTGA